CTTCCCTTGGCCACGGTGACGCTTTTCGGTGTTACGCCATTCCATATCTTTAATAAAAATAGGTCGATATTGATGTTTTTGGCTTAATAGCTGAATACGTGCATTGGTTACCGAAAAACGCTCCAATTGCTCTAACATCAGCTGATAGATCCAATCGGTCTCCATCTTTGTATTTGATGTCACGGGAGAAGATGCCAAACGGTCGAGATCGAGTGCTACGTTAACCCCATCAAAAATCACATCTTCAATTTGCGGTGTTGCCGTTAGCAAGGTTTGCCAAAAATCAAATTTCACATGCACCTGCTCAAACAGCAAGGTCACTGGTAGTTTTTCTTGAGAGGGAAGTACAAAATTCTTAACCGTTAGCGCAGGACCAAAGGCCTGCCATTCGGCTTGCAACTTACCCACTTGCACTTCCACTTGATACTTATTATGAATATAATCAACTAGCTCTAATCTGACTTGATCAAGCTGAGGCAATAGCCCTCGGAACAAGCTTACGACCAGCGCAAAAAGCACCAAGACGATAGCCAGGGTTTGCAGGCAAACTCTAGGAAGGTTAAATTTACGAGGCTTGCGTGACACTACATTATCACCACGTCAAATTTATTTTGGGTATACATAGGCTCACTCTGTAAACGAACCCGTTTAGAAACATACACCTCAAGCTCCGCTAGTATATGGCTCTCATCACCCTTAAGGCTGTGGTAAACCGCTGGCGCGCAATAAACTAAAAATTCATCGGCATCGTAGCCTTTGTTTAAACGAATAATCTCTCGAAAGATTTCATAGGACACTGTTTCGACCGTCTTTAAACTGCCTGTGCCAAGACATGCGGGGCACTCACCACACAAGACATGCTCTAAACTTTCGCGAGTACGTTTACGTGTCATCTCGACCAAACCAAGACCGGAAAAACCACTGATATTGGTCTTTACTCTATCGATTGATAATGCAGCCTGCAGGCTCGAAAGCACGCGCTTTTGATGTTCGGTTTCTAACATATCAATAAAGTCGATTATGATAATGCCACCAAGATTGCGTAGCCTTAACTGACGCGCGATGGCCTGAGTGGCTTCAAGGTTGGTGTTAAAGATGGTTTCCTCAAGATTACGATGACCGACAAAAGCACCAGTGTTGATATCAACAGTGGTCATGGCCTCTGTTTGATCAATAATCAAATAACCGCCTGACTTTAACTCGACCTTGCGTCCTAATGCTCGCTGCACTTCATTTTCGACATCATAGAGATCAAAAATAGGTATAGGTCCGTTGTAATGTTCTAACTTGTTAGCAATCTCAGGCATAAACTCATGGGCAAACTGCTGCAGCTCTTCATAGGTTTGCTGAGAGTCCACTTGAATTTGGTCAAGCTCTGTACCGACAAAGTCTCGTACGATTCTAACCTGTAGTGCCAAATCTTGATAAAGCAAAGACACACCACGGCGCTTACGGCGCTCGCTGACCTTTGCCCATACACGTCGTAAAAAAGCGGCATCTTGCACCAGTTCATCTTCACCCGCACTCTCTGCGGCGGTACGAATAATAAAGCCACCATCGTCATCCACAAATGGCTCGGTAATTTTTTTAAGTCTGGCACGCACCTCTTCAGTTTCAATGCGTTGAGATACACCAACATGGCTCGAACCCGGCATAAAAACGAGGTAACGCGAAGGCAGGGTAATGTCTGTAGTTAAGCGTGCGCCTTTAGTGCCGAGCGGATCTTTAACCACCTGCACCATAATATCTTGGCCTTGCCTAACCAGCTCCGCAATGTCACGCACAACAAAGTTACCCTTCTCAACATCAGCCACACATTCGGTGTGCGGTACAATGTCTGAAGCGTGTAAAAAGGCGGCTTTATCTAAGCCAATATCGACAAAGGCAGCCTGCATACCGGGTAATACTCGGCTGACTTTTCCTTTATAAATGTTGCCCACTAAGCCACGTTTCATGCGTCGCTCTATGTGCACTTCTTGCAAAACACCATGCTCTACCAATGCGACTCTCGCTTCGGTTGGTGTCACATTGATTAGCAGTTCAGAACCTATTTTTCGCTGTACTCTGCCTGGCACGATTCGACCTATATTCACAACTCACCCCACTTAGGGAAATAGCTAACTTAAAAGGATTTGGCGTTACTGACACGTTTTAGAATCTAGAGCTTAATTTTTATTATTAATTATCAAAAGACTAAAAAACATTCATCTCACACAACAACGCACGGGTTTCTACCAAAGGTAACCCAACTACCGCGGAATAACTCCCCTCAATAGCTTCTACAAAACTGCCACCTAGACCTTGGATCCCATAGGCACCCGCCTTATCCATAGGCTCGCCAGTGGTAATATAAGCCAAAATATCAGACTGGCTCATTGGGCAAAACTGCACGCCAGTGGTCACTAATTTAGTGAGCGTTTGCTTCCCATCTGTTACCGCGACAGCCGTCATCACTTGATGCGCCTTGCCCGCAAGCCGAGTTAATATCGCCTTGGCATCGGCTTCATCTTTTGGCTTACCTAAAATATCATTGCCTAATACCACGATCGTATCTGATCCCAGTACCACAACCGTCCCCTTTGTAGGGTATAAACTCAGCCCGGCGAGCGCTTTTTCTTTCGCCAAGCGCACCACAAAGCTGGCTGCCGATTCGCCAGCACGATGGCTCTCATCAATATCAGCGGCCAAGATATCAAAGCCAAATGGTTTTTGTGCAGCTGAACTTAAAAAGCTCAGTTGGGCTAATAATTCTTTACGCCTTGGCGACGCCGAAGCGAGTACTAACTTCATCTTACAATACCTTTTCGGTAATTCGCGATCATGCTGACGGAGTCAAAGTGCATTGATTTCGATACTGACAATAAGCAAACTTTAGTGACAGTTTGGCCACGCTAACGGACTTTATATAAACGCCTTACACGGCGTAGGCTCCAAAATAACCATGGCCACATGATCAAACTTGAAAATGCGGGATAAAATAGACTGATATCAAAGCTGGCAGTGTCGGTGACAAACTGCACCCAAAAAACAATCAGGTTATAAAGGGCAACTTGTGTTGCCACCAGCAGTGCTTGTTGCCACATAGGGAAGTTACGTAAACGCTGAAAATGCAGCACCACAACATAGACCACAACAGACATAGCAAATGCTCTAATGCCTAGGGTTGCCCCGAGCAATATATCCAGCATAACACCCAGCATCCATGCCGTTAATATGTTGTATCTATGTGGCAGTGCCATCGCCCAATAGATAATCACCAACAATAACCAATCGGGACGCCATGCTTCGACAAGTTCGGGCAATGGCATAATTTGAAATAACATCGCCACCAATAAGCTTAGCCAAACGACCCAGCGGCCATTTGCGACATGTAAACTCATTGCGCGGACTCCTTAATAACGTTTAGCGCTTCTTCAACACCTGTAGGTGTTATCAGCTCTGCTGCATCCGCTTCAATATCTGGCCAAATTAACAGTAGGTAACGAATTCTGTCTAAGGCGGCTAGCGGCTGAGCGATCACAGTCGCATAGTTTTTACCATCATCTCTCTTGACCGTCATCACTCGCGCAACAGGGTAACCTTCGGGAAAACGCTTACCCAGTCCAGAAGAAACTAATAAGTCACCCGCTCGCACATCGGTACTTTTAGCGACATGGCGCAACTCAAGCTCATCAATAGAACCGGTGCCCACAGCCATCATTCTGACATCATTGCGGGTAAGTCTAACGGGAATACCATGGGAGGTATCCGAGAGTAGTAACACCCTGCTAGTCAACTCGCTAACCTGCACCACCTGCCCGACAACACCTTGTGCATCGACTACAGGTTGACCAACATAAACACTGCTACGTGAGCCGCGGTTCAATACCACGTATTGATGAAAAGGATCGCTGGCAACTTCCATCACTTCGGCGACGACTTTCTTAGCATCCATATGAACCGGGGAGCCTAACAGGCCGCGTAAACGGTCGTTTTCTTGGCGTAGATGCTCGAAGCGTTGCAAGCGTTCACTCATTAACAACTGCTGTCGTAATAGCTCCTTATTTTGTTTAGCCAACATATTTCGAGTAGCCAAACTTTCTGCAGATTCATCAAGTAATACCCCAGGGATATTAGCGACATATTGCAGTGGACTTAAAAGGGAGGAGAGGGAGTTACGCACAGGCTCAAGCCTGTCATTTGCAACAAGCAAAATCACTGACATGATGACAGCTAAGGTCAATCTAAATTGGTTGGAAATACCACGAACAAAAATTGGCTTCATAAAAAGCTAGGGCGGTAATCACCGCCCTTTTTTAACCGTCTTAAGTTTCTTCAGAGAAAAGGTCGCCGCCGTGCATATCGATCATTTCGAGGGCTTTGCCACCACCACGAGCTACACAGGTAAGTGGATCATCGGCAATCATCACTGGTATACCAGTTTCTTGCATTAATAATCGGTCCAGATCACGAATAAGCGCACCGCCCCCCGTCAATACCATACCGCGCTCTGAAATGTCAGAGGCTAATTCTGGTGGAGACTGTTCAAGTGCGACCATTACAGCACTGACAATGCCCGATAACGGCTCTTGCAGCGCTTCTAAAATTTCATTGCTATTGAGTGTAAAGCTGCGAGGAACACCTTCTGCAAGGTTACGGCCACGCACTTCAATCTCTAATACTTCATCGCCAGGGTAAGCGGTACCAATAGTATGCTTAATACGTTCAGCAGTTGCTTCACCGATTAGGCTTCCGTAGTTGCGACGAACATAGTTGATGATAGCATCATCAAACTTGTCCCCACCGATACGAACAGATGATGAGTAAACGACGCCGTTTAGCGAGATAATGGCGACTTCAGTGGTACCACCACCAATATCGACAACCATAGAACCTGTCGCTTCGGATACTGGAAGGCCGGCACCGATTGCGGCAGCCATTGGCTCTTCAATCAAATAGACTTCGCGCGCACCTGCACCCATGGCTGATTCGCGAATAGCACGGCGTTCAACTTGAGTTGCACCAACGGGTACGCATACCAAAACGCGAGGGCTTGGGCGGAATACACTGTTGTTATGAACTTGCTTGATAAAATGCTGTAGCATCTTTTCGGTCACATAAAAGTCGGCGATGACACCATCTTTCATTGGACGAATTGCTTGAATATTGCCAGGAGTACGTCCTAGCATCTGCTTTGCTTCAGTACCGACGGCCGCAACCGACTTCTGACCAGAACCAGACCGCTCCCCACGGATGGCTACCACTGAAGGTTCGTTCAAAACGATGCCCTCTTCGCGGACGTAAATTAGCGTGTTAGCTGTACCCAAATCGATCGAAAGATCATTAGAAAAAATGCCGCGTAGCTTCTTGAACATGTAACCAGCCTGTCTCTGTGGAGTCGAAGAAAAAAGAAATCAGGTAACTTTATCATGCTTCTTGAATTCCACAAGACCGCAGACGTTAACATTTGCTAATGAAGCCAAGTTTTTGCAATATCTGCGCTAAAGAGTGAGTCAAAAGTTTGCCTTATTCACGGCTTAATGACGCTTAGTTAACTTCTCGCCAATATATAATGCGATCGTGGCCTCGATAGGTACCGAAGAAAGCTGTCGCCCGAGGATCTTCAAGTGCGGCGCTATCAAAATTCCAATACCATTGTAGCCATTTATCAACATGCAACTGTAATCCAACTTCGCCCTCCGCATTGGGCGCAGGGAAGTAGATAAAGCTATTACCTAACCCAATCGCCCCCGCTTTCCCGCTGCCACCGGTGTTGGTGAAACCCTCTACGGCGCCAAGTCCGGCGTCAGGCCTCAGCACTAAACCAGTATCGTCGACAACTGTTGCGGTTGTGGTATCGAAAACTGAACAACTGTCTTGTGCATTATTCACCCACTGAGCACTGCTATTAACATATTCGGTGCCAAGCGCTAAACGTAACTCTTCTGACGATGGACCAAAAGCATTGTGCATCACCAAGCGGCCATAGCGCATTTCAAAATTGTCATTTTCTGCAATATCGTTAAAGGTAAAGCCGATGCACGCCTTGTCTGCAGACTCGCGATAACAGATCCCATCTTCATCGGTGACATCAGCAACCGACAGTTCTAAATCAAACTGCGCATTAAAGGGCTTTGCTAGCGATGCTGTGCGGGCATAGTGCACTTGTGCGTCAGATAAGTAAGCACGTCGAATGGTATTACTGCTATCGGTCGAGTAATATTTCACTGTGCCAGATTTAGGGGACTCGTCTAAGACTTGCAGACCGGCGCCATCTTCAGATATAGCGCCTGAAGTATCGCTATAGCTGCGATCATTCCAAACTCTGCCGTCATAGCGCCACCAATCATCAAGTTGGTAATTGCTAGTGACTCCATTGGCTTTATTTCTGCCGACGACCTTAATGGTTGGCTCACTACCAACCGCAAAGCCAAATGGCTGGTCCATATAAGTGAAACTAGCGCAAGTGGCACTTAGCGCTGGTGTATTCTCTTCAATCGCTAGGAAGAATGGGCTAAAACGGCCAAATATCTCACTACTCGATTGCGACTCGCTAATAGCCACTCCCATGTAATCGATGTCGCCATCCAATGAAAAACCAATAGCCCCGACTTCTGAATATGTTTGGTTAGTCAGTTTTAGTGGCGCACCATTGGCCTTGGTAAAGCTAATCTGGCTTTGCCCGATAGTGCCTAACCCACCGTCCATCGTGTCGTTGGAGTTAATCGCTAGCGGCGCTTTAAGTATGGGTTTTATCTTAATGTCGCTTAGCTGGAAGTTCTTTAGCGCGGGTCTACTTTTATAGGGAGTACTATCGTCAACGCCGCAAACAGCCTTAACATTCAGCTTAAAATCATCTCCCGCTTTCGCGAACAGTGCACAATCGGCGGTGATACAGCCATCACTACCAGAGTCATTAAAGAAGTGAAAACCATCAGGTGCCGAAACAAACTCATTTGTATGTTGCAGCAATTCAATATCACCACTGCCATCAGGCGCTTCAATAGAGGCACTAGCAATTAATGCGATCTTTCCCGCCTCTGGATAATTGACATTCAAGCTAGCCTTACCGTCGCTATCAAATTTAACCTGTAGGCCTTGGGGCGTACCACTTTCAAGCGTCACTGAACTTGACGGCGTGTTTTCACTATTAACCGTAAGCTTAGCGCGCTCAATGACATCACTACTGTTAGGGCTAACGTGGTTAAAATCCATATCGACAGTACGAGTTTCGCCGGAAAATAATGGCACGCACTGCTGAGTTTGGGTGTCCTTTTTCACTGCAAACAGCTCAAAGCTATTACTATTTTTACAGGCAGTGCTGTTGTCTACGTCAAAATATAAGCCGCTATCTGAAAATGTTAATGTACAATTTTCATTCGCCACCAATACATTATCAATGTAACAAGTGTAGGTACCGGATGGGACAGTCCCACCTAAGCCTACTTTGACGTTTCCAACCTCGGTGTGCCATAAGTCAGTCACAGTTGAGCCCACAAAAGTTTCTGTTTTATAGCTTTGGTCATCTTTAGTTAACTCGACGGTGGCCGGATCTGCTAATTCTGAATGACAGTCCACATCGCTACAGGCTCTAATGGTGATCTCTTTCGCCGCACAGGTCAGTCCATTGGAGCTGAAACTAATACGGTAATGGTTAGTTGCAGGTGGCTCGACGGTATATTCAAAGGCAAAGTAGCCAATATCCTCGACTGTATGCCGACGCTCTGGATCTTGATAATCTTCATCAATGACAAAGCTCACTTTTTTAGAAAAAGACTCCATAGTACAACGACGCACCCAGCCACCATCAGGCCCTGCGCGTGAGTTCTTATTTGCAATAGTAATAGGTTGAGTTGAATAGTCTTGTTGATATCCGTACTGGTTAGGATAATCACACTGCTCTTGCAAACGTAGCACGCCACCAATTGAGTTCTGCGCGTTGTAAAATTCATACCTAATGCTTTCACCAGCAATATTCATACTGCCATGACCTAAACCCGCTACATATCCAATTAGCTCATCATCATTAATCGTGCTGTAGAGCTCAGAAGCTTCTATCGCAATATCAAATTCATCACTAGCGACATTGTTAATGACCGTGGTGATAAAGCTATTATTGGCCTGAGTAAATGTTTGACCGAGCATAGCTGGTGCAGGCATTTCATCAGTTGCGCCAAAAGCGTGCTCGAAGGTCACATTGCTATAGCCAGGATTTGACCCCGAAGCGTTCTTGCCTTGGAATTTACTGGTTAAAATAGTGCCAGCTTGCAGCGCTTTTCCTCTTGCTAGAAACTTATATCCAGGCTCCATGACAAAGTAATCAACGCTTGTCATTTTCTGAGACAACGTCGATGAACCAGATGCATTGACTTGCTGAATACTGGCATCATCAGGCCCTCTTGAAACAACTCTGACAGTGGCAGGGTTGTCACTTTTTGCAATAGCGCCATCAATAGTCGGCATGACCATTACAATTGGTGCAGCCGCGTAGCTATTGGTGAAAGAGATGGCTGCATTACCACTTGAATCCAACGTGACTCTACCAAACTCAAACTGTGGAGCAGGACAAGTTAATAAGCTAGATGCTGGCACTATGGAAAGCGAGCTTTGCGAGGGCTTTTGCCAATAGAGCCTAAAAGATTCATGACCAAAGGCTTCATGAAATCTCAACTCAATAGAATGAGTACCCTGCTCTAGTGATACTTTTCCCTGATAGCTTGTGCAGTTACACGTTGCATGAGCATCATAAAAACCAGTTACCACCTCGCCATCAATTAGCAACTCGATGGCATCATCACCATCAACCGCAAAGGTGTACTCACCCGTTTCAGGAGCATCAATGAACCCTTCAAAAATACCTAAGTACAGATCTTGGTCAGCCGAATTATTGGAATGAGGGTTAATGCGACTGCCTTTTTGATCTAGGTTAGTCTCAATCGATTCACCAATCTGCAGTGTTGTCTTCTTGACAGTATCAATTAGATCTTCAAATTCATCATGATCTTCAGGGCTATCACCTTCGTCATCCCAATCACTCGCATCATATGTACGATAGGTTAGCCCTTCGACGTTATCCTGCCCCGTTAAGCATTGAGCTGGCACGGGGGGCTTGGGAGGGTTAACTGGAGCTAAATCACAATTTGGTACCAGATCAATCAAATTGGATCTTGCATCAAATACCACTCGTGCCCTATTTGCGAGACTAATGTAATTTGCTGTTAGTGCACCTTCAACATCAGCGCCATAACTCATAACCAAGTTATGCTCTGAAACTACATGACCTCTCATGAATGAATTGGTCGCTAAATCAATATCTCCATAACCATAGAGAACAAATAGCTCCGAACGATAAGGATATAAACGGTTGTATTGCACAAAACGATTACGCACAAAAAAAGCTACAGTACCATCGGTAGGCCATTCCACTGTAACATTTTTTAGAATCGTTAGATTCTCTATCCAATACTGCCCCGGCTCTAACTGCAAGGTACCGGATTCCATATACAAAGACTTTAGTCGATAAATGCCTGAACCATCTTGAGATGTAAATCTCACAGTATTACCCCTAGAAAAAACACTGTCATACTCACCGTCAGCAACCGTAATAATATTATCCACCGCATCTGACGGGCCAAGATCTTTAGTACTGCTCGAAAGGCACTGCTCAAATGACAGCCTATCACTGGGTAATTCGGCAAGGTAGTTACCAGCCTTACAACCTTTAGCATTCCTCCCCGGATAACATGACTTACCGAAGTCTTCAACTTGCTCGCTCGGTAGCATACCGTTAGTTGGCGCATTATCAAGCCTAGAACCATTATAAAATCGAATGAGGCTTGAGGATTGATATGAGTTAACGCCAGCTTTAAAAGTATTACGCCAATCGCCCGCCACGGCACTCCCTGTGCACAAAAGAGATACAAATATCAATAAAACAAATTGGAAAGATCGCTCTAATCTAATCACGTGCTTCTACCTCCACGGTGCGATTCACACGGATGCAACTGGCATCGCTATTGCTACCTGAGCCACATTGTCCGGTGCTACAGGTTGCAGTACTTCTTATAAGGTATTGAGTCATATTAATCGGCAGTGTTGTAGTGCTGACAGCGTTGCAGCTGATAACAACCGAGCAGCCATGAAACCCGACCAAACCAGTATCAGTTCCAATATTCCATGGTACTTTAGCTGCGTTAGTATTACAGGTCCCCACACCGACTTGATCGACAGGAAAAAGTTCGGCTAAAGCGCGATCTGCACCGCTATTGGCTGCGGAAAATGCCCGTGCTCCCCACACTTCAAGGCTAATTTGTTGATCGGCATCATCTAGCACATTGATCAATGCCGCTGCCAGTAAGAACATCACAGTGATGATAAACACACCAATTATCAATGCGCTACCACGCTGCTTAGTTAAAAGCTGCACTTGAATACGGTTCAATCTTTTTTGCGACCGGTTAAGGGACATTTATCACCTGCACTTGATGATGATACTGTAGCGATTGCCCCTGCACATCAAACAGGGGGTTGAGATGAACAATGGCATTATTCTGTAATGTGCCGGGGGAATAAGCCATTGGGTTATTTGTCGCTATGGTATTCACTATATTCTCGGCCATTAGTACCCCGGCTCCCATATTAGCAGGGGGGGGCTGGTTTATCGGGTTATTAAAGCCGTAACCGGCGTAGCGATTAAGCTGGGCTAGCTCGTCGGTGACCTTCTCAAAACAGTAACTCACAGCGCCAGTCACACCAAAGTAGCGCTGCCGCGGTGACATCTCGTCAAACTGGACACTTCTTTCAAATTCCACATCTGTGGCATTGGTAAGCGCACTGTTGGTGATCTCTTTTATAGCAAATAGTTTACCCGTCGTGCCATTGGCGGAGGTGTACACATCTGCAGGCCTTAGAGGATAAACGAGTAACTGTTGATCTTTAGTTAGCGGCGCACTATCGCTTGCTTGCATGACTAACGCCGTATCAGCCGACGGCAGAGGCTTTATTGGCGCTAGGATATAAGAAGCGCTAGATGCAATCGGCATCATCTCAATGCATTGCCAATCATCGCCACTGCTGCGAACGCGAATACTATTAGGCACCGCATTGCGAATGTCTCGAGTCATGCGCTCTATGGCAAAGCGGCTTTGACTCATCACCTGTTCAACAGAAGTTGAATCAATAAATATGCGAGTACCAAAAAGAAGAAAACTACTCACGCCCAGCACCAGAATACCAAGAATAATAACAACGGTGACCATTTCGACCAAAGTAAAACCGCTAGCCTGAAGACTTAGACCTCCTCTACGGCGAGGATTAATCATTAATGGCTTAGACATTAATAGTTCCTCCGGATAGCGTTATAGGTGATCACCTCACCGCTCGGTGTTGTTACATTGATGGTCACCAGTTTACTATTTAGGCTGAGGGGGTCGTTATACGCAACTATCACTTCTAAGCCATAGTTGATGTAGCGGCTGGCATAAGTGTCGCTGATATTAAGCATATTGCTGTTAATGTTCAGTCCCATGTAGTCATCGACATCGTTATAGTCATTGCGTCTCTCTGCAACGCCTGAAATAGTATCAGGCCCAAGGTCGTCCCCACTGGTACAAGGCAATCCAGCGGGTAACCCTAGCAAAGGCTTGGCTATCGCGCCACAAGCGGGCACTCCGCCATTGGAGTTGGTGTTCTGGTCATAACGCTTGCCCCAGATCTCGTTCAATACCGAATGCGCCAGCTCCGCTGAACGCACTCTATGCAGGCTGTCGGCGGCCCGATCAGCTTGAGGAAACAACATGCTTGTGAGCATAACAAAGGCAATACTAATCACTACCATGCCGACGACTAACTCTATCAGGGTGAAGCCCTTACGGAGCTGTAAACCACTGCGTTGTGGTAAATAACTGTTCTGTCGTGAGTGTGTATCCAACAATGATTTAGTCCGCATGAATATAGCCCTCGGATTCAATGGCAATCCATTGGGTCTCGTCCGCTTTAACTGTAATACACCTACCAGAGCAGCGACTACCATCAACTATTGGCACACCTTGAGTATTAAACTCAACGTGAAAGCTAGTTTTAGTGCCAACAAACAACGCTGCGCCACCTTGAAAGGTTTGCACAGCATCGGTGCGCACTGGCGTACCGCTACACGCGCCATTAAAACGGGAAAGTTGATACTGAGTTGGCGTGACAGACAAACGATAGCAGCGATCTTGATTGTTCATCGCCATGATCTGCACTTTACGCAGCTCAGCAATAAACTCTTCTCGCAGAGTAAAGGCACTGTAGCTTGAGGCTGTAAACAGACGTGGAATAACCACCACCGAGAGAATGGCAATAAGAATAATAGTGGTCACCAGCTCTACTAAGGTAAAGCCTGCGCGTCGGTGCGCTGTAAGCATTGTCAGTCCTGATTGATGCTGCGGAGCAGTAATAGCTGGTTCTAGGTTCTAGGCTCGAGTACTAGAGGTTCTAGATTCTAGATTCTAGCAAAGCACAAAATCAACATCAAAAGCCAAAGGGTGTTTTCTGTTGATTTCCTAGCAGGACGTAGTCCGCCCTAGTCGTGAGCTAGCGAACGTCCTAGTACCTAGGACCTTCACTGCTTTCAGATAGATTCTAGCAAAGCACAAAATCAACATCAAAAGCCAAAGGGTGTTTTCTGTTGATTTCCTAGCAGGACGTAGTCCGTCCTAGTCGTGAGCTAGCGAACGTCCTAGTACCTAGGACCTTCTCTGCTTTCAGATTGGTTCTAGCAAAGCACAAAATCAACATCAAAAGCCAAAGGGTGTTTTCTGTTGATTTCCTAGCAGGACGTAGTCCGCCCTAGTAGTGAGCTAGCGAACCTCCTAGTACCTAGGACCTTCTCTGCTTTCAGATTGGTTCTAGGTTCTAATACTGCAGACACTTGACTACAGTGTCTAACACTTTAATTAGTATGGCAAACTAATCACGTTTATAACGTGATTAGTTATAAAAAAGGCCTGCTTAGCAGGCCTTTTTTATAGCTAACTACTGATTAACAATCGTTAGCGTCTGGAACATCGCTAAAGGTTGGGCTTGAAGTTCCATTAACTGCTTCAGAATATGTCAAAACGCAAGTCGTCGGTGCACCGGTTTGACGAATTGTGATAGTACCAGGAACAGCGTTCGTAGGCGTATCAGCCGTAGGAGTTCCAGCAGTTCTATCTGTAGTGCCATCAACAACCCAGTCTGCACCTGTTAATGCAAATACAACATCAAGCGCTTCCTCAAAATCATCCTCTGTAGCCAGTAAGTAACCGTAAGCGACATTTACATCAGTACCAATACCTATATTCACTGTAGCTGCATCTTGGCGCTCAACACTTGAGATTGCTGACTTTGAATACACTAGCGAGTTGCTGCCCTGAATAGCTGCTTTCATACCTTGAAGAGTTGATACGCGAGCATCACCCTGTAAATTAATAAATTTAGGCGCTGCGGTAACGGCTAAGATACCCAAAATAATAATAACTACCACTAATTCAATTAGCGTAAAACCGTTCTGTGTTTTCATTTATTAAATCCAAATAGTCTATTTATTTTAACAATCTGTGGCAGCTGGCATCACTGAATATTCAGGTAACTCACCTTCAGCATCTGATTCAGTGTAAGTAAACCGACATGTTGCTGGTGCGTCCGCTTGCCAAATAGTAGCAACACCAGTATCTACAAAAATAGTCCAATCAGCATTGTTATCGGTATCG
The Shewanella sp. KX20019 DNA segment above includes these coding regions:
- a CDS encoding PilW family protein, encoding MSKPLMINPRRRGGLSLQASGFTLVEMVTVVIILGILVLGVSSFLLFGTRIFIDSTSVEQVMSQSRFAIERMTRDIRNAVPNSIRVRSSGDDWQCIEMMPIASSASYILAPIKPLPSADTALVMQASDSAPLTKDQQLLVYPLRPADVYTSANGTTGKLFAIKEITNSALTNATDVEFERSVQFDEMSPRQRYFGVTGAVSYCFEKVTDELAQLNRYAGYGFNNPINQPPPANMGAGVLMAENIVNTIATNNPMAYSPGTLQNNAIVHLNPLFDVQGQSLQYHHQVQVINVP
- a CDS encoding DUF6701 domain-containing protein, with amino-acid sequence MAGDWRNTFKAGVNSYQSSSLIRFYNGSRLDNAPTNGMLPSEQVEDFGKSCYPGRNAKGCKAGNYLAELPSDRLSFEQCLSSSTKDLGPSDAVDNIITVADGEYDSVFSRGNTVRFTSQDGSGIYRLKSLYMESGTLQLEPGQYWIENLTILKNVTVEWPTDGTVAFFVRNRFVQYNRLYPYRSELFVLYGYGDIDLATNSFMRGHVVSEHNLVMSYGADVEGALTANYISLANRARVVFDARSNLIDLVPNCDLAPVNPPKPPVPAQCLTGQDNVEGLTYRTYDASDWDDEGDSPEDHDEFEDLIDTVKKTTLQIGESIETNLDQKGSRINPHSNNSADQDLYLGIFEGFIDAPETGEYTFAVDGDDAIELLIDGEVVTGFYDAHATCNCTSYQGKVSLEQGTHSIELRFHEAFGHESFRLYWQKPSQSSLSIVPASSLLTCPAPQFEFGRVTLDSSGNAAISFTNSYAAAPIVMVMPTIDGAIAKSDNPATVRVVSRGPDDASIQQVNASGSSTLSQKMTSVDYFVMEPGYKFLARGKALQAGTILTSKFQGKNASGSNPGYSNVTFEHAFGATDEMPAPAMLGQTFTQANNSFITTVINNVASDEFDIAIEASELYSTINDDELIGYVAGLGHGSMNIAGESIRYEFYNAQNSIGGVLRLQEQCDYPNQYGYQQDYSTQPITIANKNSRAGPDGGWVRRCTMESFSKKVSFVIDEDYQDPERRHTVEDIGYFAFEYTVEPPATNHYRISFSSNGLTCAAKEITIRACSDVDCHSELADPATVELTKDDQSYKTETFVGSTVTDLWHTEVGNVKVGLGGTVPSGTYTCYIDNVLVANENCTLTFSDSGLYFDVDNSTACKNSNSFELFAVKKDTQTQQCVPLFSGETRTVDMDFNHVSPNSSDVIERAKLTVNSENTPSSSVTLESGTPQGLQVKFDSDGKASLNVNYPEAGKIALIASASIEAPDGSGDIELLQHTNEFVSAPDGFHFFNDSGSDGCITADCALFAKAGDDFKLNVKAVCGVDDSTPYKSRPALKNFQLSDIKIKPILKAPLAINSNDTMDGGLGTIGQSQISFTKANGAPLKLTNQTYSEVGAIGFSLDGDIDYMGVAISESQSSSEIFGRFSPFFLAIEENTPALSATCASFTYMDQPFGFAVGSEPTIKVVGRNKANGVTSNYQLDDWWRYDGRVWNDRSYSDTSGAISEDGAGLQVLDESPKSGTVKYYSTDSSNTIRRAYLSDAQVHYARTASLAKPFNAQFDLELSVADVTDEDGICYRESADKACIGFTFNDIAENDNFEMRYGRLVMHNAFGPSSEELRLALGTEYVNSSAQWVNNAQDSCSVFDTTTATVVDDTGLVLRPDAGLGAVEGFTNTGGSGKAGAIGLGNSFIYFPAPNAEGEVGLQLHVDKWLQWYWNFDSAALEDPRATAFFGTYRGHDRIIYWREVN
- a CDS encoding type IV pilus modification PilV family protein; protein product: MRTKSLLDTHSRQNSYLPQRSGLQLRKGFTLIELVVGMVVISIAFVMLTSMLFPQADRAADSLHRVRSAELAHSVLNEIWGKRYDQNTNSNGGVPACGAIAKPLLGLPAGLPCTSGDDLGPDTISGVAERRNDYNDVDDYMGLNINSNMLNISDTYASRYINYGLEVIVAYNDPLSLNSKLVTINVTTPSGEVITYNAIRRNY
- a CDS encoding MSHA biogenesis protein MshP, with translation MSLNRSQKRLNRIQVQLLTKQRGSALIIGVFIITVMFLLAAALINVLDDADQQISLEVWGARAFSAANSGADRALAELFPVDQVGVGTCNTNAAKVPWNIGTDTGLVGFHGCSVVISCNAVSTTTLPINMTQYLIRSTATCSTGQCGSGSNSDASCIRVNRTVEVEARD